Proteins encoded within one genomic window of Bombus terrestris chromosome 11, iyBomTerr1.2, whole genome shotgun sequence:
- the LOC100650855 gene encoding serrate RNA effector molecule homolog isoform X1, whose product MADSDDEYDRKRRDKFRGERTESYSREGRRDDRRRDDWVDSNYFREWSSRPRQRPDYREYRGGGGGGRDRYSPGRSQEMAPPMKRMRTDWDDRPRYGHDYYGGGGGGATSWGPDHYPPPHHGNHHYGNHSNSNSREVAGNFSNSNVETQPPMMSFKAFLGTQEDSITDEEAIKRYNEYKLEFRRQQLNEFFVAHKDEEWFKIKYHPEESVKRKEEQVAALKKRVEVFLEMLEIKEIDKVSVDADQADALLHLLDAVVIKLEGGTEEDLQVLDIKPTNMIITKDTIKDKEDVKNKIGAEKKGDNSDTNKVDEASKTEKNLKNGQSTDSEIKSVENDEISIEEVEKSEENIEETKKDDSADGTSKQEEINIKKRKRTDSNSSSSSSSSSSSSSGSDSNKPDTPKADPHMTEKMDVSNENTDAQDNKEGDRDAKTDSEPLPEAKKSAMEPEAVIDLASEDKEKEPRALHKTSSIFLRNLAPTITKAEVEAMCKRFPGFLRVAIADPQPERRWFRRGWVSFERQVNIKEICWSLNNIRLRDCELGAIVNRDLSRRIRTVNGLTSHKQIVRHDIKLSAKIVHNLDSRVGLWNEEKRDDNTVKQDDDNKENKSIQNVHEVEQAAFGLSSKNPVLKNITDYLIEEASAEEEELLGMSGDKEEGQLGGDGDGPIERDPTLIKVLDRLILYLRVVHSVDYYNHCEYPNEDEMPNRCGIMHVRGSPPTAKVTSTELSEYCRNFESKMTAFLQPIATLSQEEFDKLGAKNAEAEVEKFVQANTQELSKDKWLCPLSGKKFKGPDFIRKHIFNKHAEKVAEVKAEAEYFNNYLRDPKRPQLPEHPGNKAPPRESLREGFTPYGCSTFGSYGGGYGSSRGGYGSSYGAGFGGGFGMPRSNRGGFNRGRGGGGDFRPVIHYRDLDAPREPDEFL is encoded by the exons ATGGCTGATTCTGATGATGAATACGATAGGAAAAGAAGAGACAAATTTAGAGGGGAGAGAACAGAATCTTATTCTAGAGAAGGTCGACGAGATGACAGAAGAAGAGATGATTGGGTGGATAG TAATTATTTTAGAGAATGGTCTAGTCGACCTAGACAGCGTCCAGATTACAGAGAGTACCgtggaggtggaggtggaggaCGTGATAGATATAGTCCTGGCAGATCACAGGAGATGGCACCACCAATGAAAAGAATGAGAACAGATTGGGACGATCGTCCAAGATATGGACATGATTATTACGGAGGTGGAGGAGGGGGTGCAACTTCCTGGGGACCAGACCATTATCCACCTCCTCACCATGGCAATCATCACTATGGAAACCACAGTAACAGTAACAG TCGAGAGGTAGCTGGTAACTTCAGCAATTCCAATGTTGAAACTCAACCACCAATGATGTCTTTCAAAGCGTTTCTTGGAACTCAAGAAGATTCGATTACAGACGAGGAAGctattaaacgatataacgaatataaaTTGGAATTCAGAAGGCAACAATTGAATGAATTCTTCGTTGCACACAAGGACGAAGAAtg GTTCAAAATAAAGTATCATCCAGAAGAATCAgtgaagagaaaggaagaacagGTGGCAGCTCTTAAG AAACGTGTCGAAGTCTTCCTGGAAATGcttgaaattaaagaaatagataaAGTTTCTGTGGATGCAGATCAAGCTGATGCTTTGCTGCATTTGCTAGATGCGGTAGTTATTAAATTAGAAGGTGGAACAGAAGAAGATTTACAAGTTTTAGACATAAAGCCAACAAATATGATTATAACTAAAGATACGATCAAAGATAAAGAGGACGTGAAGAACAAAATTGGAGCTGAGAAAAAAGGCGATAATAG TGATACGAATAAAGTTGATGAAGCTtcgaaaacagagaaaaatttaaaaaatggtcAAAGTACAGACTCTGAGATTAAAAGCGTAGAAAACGACGAAATTTCGATAGAGGAAGTTGAAAAGTCAGAGGAGAATatagaagaaacaaaaaaggatGATAGTGCGGATGGCACAA GCAAACAAGAGGAAATTAATAtcaaaaagagaaaacgaacTGATAgtaacagcagcagcagcagcagtagcaGCAGTAGTAGTTCCTCTGGTAGCGATAGTAACAAACCCGATACACCAAAAGCAGATCCTC ATATGACTGAAAAAATGGATGTCAGTAATGAAAATACTGATGCACAAGATAATAAAGAAGGCGATCGAGATGCTAAAACAGACAGTGAACCTTTGCCAGAAGCTAAAAAGTCTGCTATGGAACCAGAAGCAGTAATCGACCTAGCTAgtgaagataaagaaaaagaaccTAGAGCTTTACATAAGACTAGTAGTATCTTCCTCCGTAATTTAGCACCTACGATAACAAAGGCAGAAGTTGAAGCG atGTGCAAACGTTTTCCTGGATTTTTGCGAGTTGCTATAGCAGATCCTCAACCAGAAAGAAGATGGTTTAGAAGAGGTTGGGTGTCTTTTGAAAGACAAGTAAATATAAAAGAGATATGTTGGAGCTTAAACAATATTCGG TTGCGGGACTGCGAACTTGGAGCTATAGTAAATCGAGATCTTTCGCGTCGCATACGCACAGTAAATGGTTTAACATCCCATAAACAAATAGTTAGGCATGATATCAAATTGAGTGCTAAAATCGTGCATAATTTGGACAGCAGGGTTGGTTTGTGgaatgaagaaaaaagagatGATAATACAGTTAAACAGGATGACGacaacaaagaaaataaaagtattcAAAATGTACATGAAGTTGAGCAAGCC GCATTTGGATTGTCATCTAAAAATCCAGTATTGAAGAACATAACCGACTATCTGATAGAAGAGGCATCGGCCGAAGAAGAGGAATTATTAGGAATGTCTGGTGACAAAGAAGAGGGTCAATTGGGAGGTGACGGAGACGGTCCAATTGAAAGAGATCCGACATTGATCAAG gtctTGGACAGATTGATTCTTTATTTGCGAGTAGTTCATTCAGTTGATTATTATAATCACTGTGAATATCCAAATGAAGACGAAATGCCAAATAGATGTGGAATCATGCACGTTAGAGGATCTCCTCCTACCGCTAAAGTTACTAGCACCGAATTGTCAGAATACTGTCGCAATTTTGAAAGCAAGATGACAGCATTCTTGCAACCAATTGCAACGCTGTCTCAAGAGGAGTTCGATAAACTGGGTGCTAAAAATGCTGAAGC tGAAGTCGAAAAGTTCGTTCAAGCCAATACACAAGAACTATCAAAAGATAAATGGTTATGTCCACTTAGTGGGAAAAAGTTCAAAGGACCAGATTTTATTcggaaacatatttttaataagcaTGCGGAAAAGGTAGCAGAAGTAAAGGCGGAAGCAGAATATTTTAACAACTACTTAAGAGATCCAAAAAGACCACAGCTTCCCGAGCACCCGGGAAATAAAGCACCTCCGAGAGAGAGCTTACGCGAAGGATTTACTCCATATGGATGTAGCAC ATTTGGAAGTTACGGCGGTGGTTACGGTAGCAGCAGGGGAGGATACGGATCAAGTTACGGAGCAGGATTCGGCGGAGGGTTCGGAATGCCGCGTTCCAATCGTGGTGGCTTTAATCGAGGACG TGGCGGCGGAGGAGACTTCCGACCAGTGATTCATTATCGTGATCTCGATGCACCAAGAGAACCAGATGAATTTCTCTAA
- the LOC100649069 gene encoding low-density lipoprotein receptor-related protein 2 isoform X2, whose product MIASSTRREFILLSERLALVRPKRTKRNGSGKRLSIARRDDRWPAGSVSLRGVQVRGEPRDRFEENAVPMAEFERAYSLPVRTQTPSSQNRINLRRSVRGEPPPHPARLRKHRHGWTLHLAHPLEASGCTRPLVLLLIVLLLLLGIGAVALYIAFAEPEKLQIIQQYLKSSTNDSSSNDDVLAAGTFLRRSNSEQEQNDASAVSSTTPMQPSATSTLAASILLNSSSSFPESRAPLASEAETEATSPSSLNSTRYCDDCLPEEVCVALVDEEAPTCRIPLDPKDPTGCAGFCLINKQKCHRLDVDAFRCVEMEHYCLDDEWTCLNTLCIPLEKHCDGHMNCYDHSDEHNCNCDLETHFQCGNETSCLPLEKRCDGKIDCWDAADEINCTLGLNLAPRSRNTSATTFLLMPACPSENEFTCSNGQCILRARFCDSLPDCLDGSDEPHGCQGRCNKHEFTCQNNRCITKGMKCNGIDDCGDGTDERHCKDRFS is encoded by the exons ATGATCGCTTCCTCGACGAGACGAGAGTTCATTTTGCTTTCGGAGCGTCTGGCGCTTGTCCGCCCTAAACGAACAAAACGGAACGGAAGTGGAAAACGTCTATCTATAGCCAGACGCGATGATCGTTGGCCGGCAGGCAGCGTGTCGCTGCGTGGTGTACAAGTG CGAGGAGAACCGCGTGACCGGTTCGAAGAGAATGCAGTACCGATGGCTGAATTTGAG AGGGCCTACTCCCTCCCAGTGCGAACGCAAACCCCGTCTTCCCAAAATCGCATTAACCTGCGACGAAGTGTCAGAGGAGAACCACCCCCGCATCCGGCCAGACTTCGAAAGCACAGACACGGCTGGACTCTGCATCTGGCGCATCCTCTCGAGGCTTCCGGGTGTACCAGGCCCCTCGTTCTTCTGCTGATCGTGTTGCTGCTACTTTTAGGAATAGGTGCTGTTGCTCTGTACATCGCGTTTG CAGAACCCGAGAAGCTGCAAATCATCCAACAGTACCTAAAGTCGTCGACGAACGATTCATCGTCGAACGACGACGTGTTGGCCGCGGGAACGTTTCTACGTCGATCGAACAGCGAACAAGAACAGAACGACGCGTCGGCCGTGTCATCGACGACACCGATGCAGCCCTCGGCCACTAGCACCCTCGCTGCAAGTATTCTTTTAAATAGTAGCTCGTCATTTCCGGAGAGTCGCGCTCCGCTAGCGTCGGAAGCGGAAACGGAAGCTACGAGCCCGTCCAGCCTCAACTCTACCAGATACTGCGACGACTGTCTACCAGAGGAGGTTTGCGTTGCTCTCGTCGACGAGGAAGCACCGACTTGCAGAATCCCTCTCGATCCCAAAGATCCAACCGGATGTGCCGGCTTTTGTCTCATCAACAAACAAAAGTGTCATCGTCTTGATGTCGACGCGTTTAG GTGCGTCGAGATGGAACATTACTGTCTGGATGACGAGTGGACCTGCCTAAACACGCTGTGCATCCCTCTCGAGAAGCACTGCGACGGGCATATGAATTGTTACGACCATTCTGACGAGCACAATTGCA ACTGCGATCTGGAGACGCATTTTCAGTGCGGTAACGAGACTTCCTGCCTTCCACTGGAAAAGAGATGCGACGGCAAGATAGATTGCTGGGACGCGGCCGACGAGATTAATTGCACCTTAG GTCTTAATCTCG CACCACGGTCGCGTAATACGTCCGCAACAACGTTTCTTTTGATGCCAGCGTGTCCATCGGAAAACGAGTTCACGTGCAGCAACGGCCAGTGCATATTGAGAGCTCGCTTCTGCGATAGCCTGCCAGACTGCCTCGATGGATCTGACGAACCTCACGGGTGCCAAGGACGGTGCAATAAGCACGAATTTACGTGCCA AAACAATAGATGCATTACGAAGGGAATGAAGTGCAACGGAATCGACGATTGCGGCGATGGGACCGACGAGAGGCACTGTAAGGATCGATTCTCTTAA
- the LOC100650855 gene encoding serrate RNA effector molecule homolog isoform X2: MADSDDEYDRKRRDKFRGERTESYSREGRRDDRRRDDWVDSNYFREWSSRPRQRPDYREYRGGGGGGRDRYSPGRSQEMAPPMKRMRTDWDDRPRYGHDYYGGGGGGATSWGPDHYPPPHHGNHHYGNHSNSNSREVAGNFSNSNVETQPPMMSFKAFLGTQEDSITDEEAIKRYNEYKLEFRRQQLNEFFVAHKDEEWFKIKYHPEESVKRKEEQVAALKKRVEVFLEMLEIKEIDKVSVDADQADALLHLLDAVVIKLEGGTEEDLQVLDIKPTNMIITKDTIKDKEDVKNKIGAEKKGDNSDTNKVDEASKTEKNLKNGQSTDSEIKSVENDEISIEEVEKSEENIEETKKDDSADGTSKQEEINIKKRKRTDSNSSSSSSSSSSSSSGSDSNKPDTPKADPHMTEKMDVSNENTDAQDNKEGDRDAKTDSEPLPEAKKSAMEPEAVIDLASEDKEKEPRALHKTSSIFLRNLAPTITKAEVEAMCKRFPGFLRVAIADPQPERRWFRRGWVSFERQVNIKEICWSLNNIRLRDCELGAIVNRDLSRRIRTVNGLTSHKQIVRHDIKLSAKIVHNLDSRVGLWNEEKRDDNTVKQDDDNKENKSIQNVHEVEQAAFGLSSKNPVLKNITDYLIEEASAEEEELLGMSGDKEEGQLGGDGDGPIERDPTLIKVLDRLILYLRVVHSVDYYNHCEYPNEDEMPNRCGIMHVRGSPPTAKVTSTELSEYCRNFESKMTAFLQPIATLSQEEFDKLGAKNAEAEVEKFVQANTQELSKDKWLCPLSGKKFKGPDFIRKHIFNKHAEKVAEVKAEAEYFNNYLRDPKRPQLPEHPGNKAPPRESLREGFTPYGCSTFGSYGGGYGSSRGGYGSSYGAGFGGGFGMPRSNRGGFNRGRAAPDSTSRPVISYNDLDQLDMDMF, translated from the exons ATGGCTGATTCTGATGATGAATACGATAGGAAAAGAAGAGACAAATTTAGAGGGGAGAGAACAGAATCTTATTCTAGAGAAGGTCGACGAGATGACAGAAGAAGAGATGATTGGGTGGATAG TAATTATTTTAGAGAATGGTCTAGTCGACCTAGACAGCGTCCAGATTACAGAGAGTACCgtggaggtggaggtggaggaCGTGATAGATATAGTCCTGGCAGATCACAGGAGATGGCACCACCAATGAAAAGAATGAGAACAGATTGGGACGATCGTCCAAGATATGGACATGATTATTACGGAGGTGGAGGAGGGGGTGCAACTTCCTGGGGACCAGACCATTATCCACCTCCTCACCATGGCAATCATCACTATGGAAACCACAGTAACAGTAACAG TCGAGAGGTAGCTGGTAACTTCAGCAATTCCAATGTTGAAACTCAACCACCAATGATGTCTTTCAAAGCGTTTCTTGGAACTCAAGAAGATTCGATTACAGACGAGGAAGctattaaacgatataacgaatataaaTTGGAATTCAGAAGGCAACAATTGAATGAATTCTTCGTTGCACACAAGGACGAAGAAtg GTTCAAAATAAAGTATCATCCAGAAGAATCAgtgaagagaaaggaagaacagGTGGCAGCTCTTAAG AAACGTGTCGAAGTCTTCCTGGAAATGcttgaaattaaagaaatagataaAGTTTCTGTGGATGCAGATCAAGCTGATGCTTTGCTGCATTTGCTAGATGCGGTAGTTATTAAATTAGAAGGTGGAACAGAAGAAGATTTACAAGTTTTAGACATAAAGCCAACAAATATGATTATAACTAAAGATACGATCAAAGATAAAGAGGACGTGAAGAACAAAATTGGAGCTGAGAAAAAAGGCGATAATAG TGATACGAATAAAGTTGATGAAGCTtcgaaaacagagaaaaatttaaaaaatggtcAAAGTACAGACTCTGAGATTAAAAGCGTAGAAAACGACGAAATTTCGATAGAGGAAGTTGAAAAGTCAGAGGAGAATatagaagaaacaaaaaaggatGATAGTGCGGATGGCACAA GCAAACAAGAGGAAATTAATAtcaaaaagagaaaacgaacTGATAgtaacagcagcagcagcagcagtagcaGCAGTAGTAGTTCCTCTGGTAGCGATAGTAACAAACCCGATACACCAAAAGCAGATCCTC ATATGACTGAAAAAATGGATGTCAGTAATGAAAATACTGATGCACAAGATAATAAAGAAGGCGATCGAGATGCTAAAACAGACAGTGAACCTTTGCCAGAAGCTAAAAAGTCTGCTATGGAACCAGAAGCAGTAATCGACCTAGCTAgtgaagataaagaaaaagaaccTAGAGCTTTACATAAGACTAGTAGTATCTTCCTCCGTAATTTAGCACCTACGATAACAAAGGCAGAAGTTGAAGCG atGTGCAAACGTTTTCCTGGATTTTTGCGAGTTGCTATAGCAGATCCTCAACCAGAAAGAAGATGGTTTAGAAGAGGTTGGGTGTCTTTTGAAAGACAAGTAAATATAAAAGAGATATGTTGGAGCTTAAACAATATTCGG TTGCGGGACTGCGAACTTGGAGCTATAGTAAATCGAGATCTTTCGCGTCGCATACGCACAGTAAATGGTTTAACATCCCATAAACAAATAGTTAGGCATGATATCAAATTGAGTGCTAAAATCGTGCATAATTTGGACAGCAGGGTTGGTTTGTGgaatgaagaaaaaagagatGATAATACAGTTAAACAGGATGACGacaacaaagaaaataaaagtattcAAAATGTACATGAAGTTGAGCAAGCC GCATTTGGATTGTCATCTAAAAATCCAGTATTGAAGAACATAACCGACTATCTGATAGAAGAGGCATCGGCCGAAGAAGAGGAATTATTAGGAATGTCTGGTGACAAAGAAGAGGGTCAATTGGGAGGTGACGGAGACGGTCCAATTGAAAGAGATCCGACATTGATCAAG gtctTGGACAGATTGATTCTTTATTTGCGAGTAGTTCATTCAGTTGATTATTATAATCACTGTGAATATCCAAATGAAGACGAAATGCCAAATAGATGTGGAATCATGCACGTTAGAGGATCTCCTCCTACCGCTAAAGTTACTAGCACCGAATTGTCAGAATACTGTCGCAATTTTGAAAGCAAGATGACAGCATTCTTGCAACCAATTGCAACGCTGTCTCAAGAGGAGTTCGATAAACTGGGTGCTAAAAATGCTGAAGC tGAAGTCGAAAAGTTCGTTCAAGCCAATACACAAGAACTATCAAAAGATAAATGGTTATGTCCACTTAGTGGGAAAAAGTTCAAAGGACCAGATTTTATTcggaaacatatttttaataagcaTGCGGAAAAGGTAGCAGAAGTAAAGGCGGAAGCAGAATATTTTAACAACTACTTAAGAGATCCAAAAAGACCACAGCTTCCCGAGCACCCGGGAAATAAAGCACCTCCGAGAGAGAGCTTACGCGAAGGATTTACTCCATATGGATGTAGCAC ATTTGGAAGTTACGGCGGTGGTTACGGTAGCAGCAGGGGAGGATACGGATCAAGTTACGGAGCAGGATTCGGCGGAGGGTTCGGAATGCCGCGTTCCAATCGTGGTGGCTTTAATCGAGGACG GGCTGCACCGGACTCAACTTCGAGGCCTGTTATTAGTTATAATGATTTGGACCAGCTAGACATGGATATGTTCTAA
- the LOC100650855 gene encoding serrate RNA effector molecule homolog isoform X3 — translation MADSDDEYDRKRRDKFRGERTESYSREGRRDDRRRDDWVDSNYFREWSSRPRQRPDYREYRGGGGGGRDRYSPGRSQEMAPPMKRMRTDWDDRPRYGHDYYGGGGGGATSWGPDHYPPPHHGNHHYGNHSNSNSREVAGNFSNSNVETQPPMMSFKAFLGTQEDSITDEEAIKRYNEYKLEFRRQQLNEFFVAHKDEEWFKIKYHPEESVKRKEEQVAALKKRVEVFLEMLEIKEIDKVSVDADQADALLHLLDAVVIKLEGGTEEDLQVLDIKPTNMIITKDTIKDKEDVKNKIGAEKKGDNSDTNKVDEASKTEKNLKNGQSTDSEIKSVENDEISIEEVEKSEENIEETKKDDSADGTSKQEEINIKKRKRTDSNSSSSSSSSSSSSSGSDSNKPDTPKADPHMTEKMDVSNENTDAQDNKEGDRDAKTDSEPLPEAKKSAMEPEAVIDLASEDKEKEPRALHKTSSIFLRNLAPTITKAEVEAMCKRFPGFLRVAIADPQPERRWFRRGWVSFERQVNIKEICWSLNNIRLRDCELGAIVNRDLSRRIRTVNGLTSHKQIVRHDIKLSAKIVHNLDSRVGLWNEEKRDDNTVKQDDDNKENKSIQNAFGLSSKNPVLKNITDYLIEEASAEEEELLGMSGDKEEGQLGGDGDGPIERDPTLIKVLDRLILYLRVVHSVDYYNHCEYPNEDEMPNRCGIMHVRGSPPTAKVTSTELSEYCRNFESKMTAFLQPIATLSQEEFDKLGAKNAEAEVEKFVQANTQELSKDKWLCPLSGKKFKGPDFIRKHIFNKHAEKVAEVKAEAEYFNNYLRDPKRPQLPEHPGNKAPPRESLREGFTPYGCSTFGSYGGGYGSSRGGYGSSYGAGFGGGFGMPRSNRGGFNRGRGGGGDFRPVIHYRDLDAPREPDEFL, via the exons ATGGCTGATTCTGATGATGAATACGATAGGAAAAGAAGAGACAAATTTAGAGGGGAGAGAACAGAATCTTATTCTAGAGAAGGTCGACGAGATGACAGAAGAAGAGATGATTGGGTGGATAG TAATTATTTTAGAGAATGGTCTAGTCGACCTAGACAGCGTCCAGATTACAGAGAGTACCgtggaggtggaggtggaggaCGTGATAGATATAGTCCTGGCAGATCACAGGAGATGGCACCACCAATGAAAAGAATGAGAACAGATTGGGACGATCGTCCAAGATATGGACATGATTATTACGGAGGTGGAGGAGGGGGTGCAACTTCCTGGGGACCAGACCATTATCCACCTCCTCACCATGGCAATCATCACTATGGAAACCACAGTAACAGTAACAG TCGAGAGGTAGCTGGTAACTTCAGCAATTCCAATGTTGAAACTCAACCACCAATGATGTCTTTCAAAGCGTTTCTTGGAACTCAAGAAGATTCGATTACAGACGAGGAAGctattaaacgatataacgaatataaaTTGGAATTCAGAAGGCAACAATTGAATGAATTCTTCGTTGCACACAAGGACGAAGAAtg GTTCAAAATAAAGTATCATCCAGAAGAATCAgtgaagagaaaggaagaacagGTGGCAGCTCTTAAG AAACGTGTCGAAGTCTTCCTGGAAATGcttgaaattaaagaaatagataaAGTTTCTGTGGATGCAGATCAAGCTGATGCTTTGCTGCATTTGCTAGATGCGGTAGTTATTAAATTAGAAGGTGGAACAGAAGAAGATTTACAAGTTTTAGACATAAAGCCAACAAATATGATTATAACTAAAGATACGATCAAAGATAAAGAGGACGTGAAGAACAAAATTGGAGCTGAGAAAAAAGGCGATAATAG TGATACGAATAAAGTTGATGAAGCTtcgaaaacagagaaaaatttaaaaaatggtcAAAGTACAGACTCTGAGATTAAAAGCGTAGAAAACGACGAAATTTCGATAGAGGAAGTTGAAAAGTCAGAGGAGAATatagaagaaacaaaaaaggatGATAGTGCGGATGGCACAA GCAAACAAGAGGAAATTAATAtcaaaaagagaaaacgaacTGATAgtaacagcagcagcagcagcagtagcaGCAGTAGTAGTTCCTCTGGTAGCGATAGTAACAAACCCGATACACCAAAAGCAGATCCTC ATATGACTGAAAAAATGGATGTCAGTAATGAAAATACTGATGCACAAGATAATAAAGAAGGCGATCGAGATGCTAAAACAGACAGTGAACCTTTGCCAGAAGCTAAAAAGTCTGCTATGGAACCAGAAGCAGTAATCGACCTAGCTAgtgaagataaagaaaaagaaccTAGAGCTTTACATAAGACTAGTAGTATCTTCCTCCGTAATTTAGCACCTACGATAACAAAGGCAGAAGTTGAAGCG atGTGCAAACGTTTTCCTGGATTTTTGCGAGTTGCTATAGCAGATCCTCAACCAGAAAGAAGATGGTTTAGAAGAGGTTGGGTGTCTTTTGAAAGACAAGTAAATATAAAAGAGATATGTTGGAGCTTAAACAATATTCGG TTGCGGGACTGCGAACTTGGAGCTATAGTAAATCGAGATCTTTCGCGTCGCATACGCACAGTAAATGGTTTAACATCCCATAAACAAATAGTTAGGCATGATATCAAATTGAGTGCTAAAATCGTGCATAATTTGGACAGCAGGGTTGGTTTGTGgaatgaagaaaaaagagatGATAATACAGTTAAACAGGATGACGacaacaaagaaaataaaagtattcAAAAT GCATTTGGATTGTCATCTAAAAATCCAGTATTGAAGAACATAACCGACTATCTGATAGAAGAGGCATCGGCCGAAGAAGAGGAATTATTAGGAATGTCTGGTGACAAAGAAGAGGGTCAATTGGGAGGTGACGGAGACGGTCCAATTGAAAGAGATCCGACATTGATCAAG gtctTGGACAGATTGATTCTTTATTTGCGAGTAGTTCATTCAGTTGATTATTATAATCACTGTGAATATCCAAATGAAGACGAAATGCCAAATAGATGTGGAATCATGCACGTTAGAGGATCTCCTCCTACCGCTAAAGTTACTAGCACCGAATTGTCAGAATACTGTCGCAATTTTGAAAGCAAGATGACAGCATTCTTGCAACCAATTGCAACGCTGTCTCAAGAGGAGTTCGATAAACTGGGTGCTAAAAATGCTGAAGC tGAAGTCGAAAAGTTCGTTCAAGCCAATACACAAGAACTATCAAAAGATAAATGGTTATGTCCACTTAGTGGGAAAAAGTTCAAAGGACCAGATTTTATTcggaaacatatttttaataagcaTGCGGAAAAGGTAGCAGAAGTAAAGGCGGAAGCAGAATATTTTAACAACTACTTAAGAGATCCAAAAAGACCACAGCTTCCCGAGCACCCGGGAAATAAAGCACCTCCGAGAGAGAGCTTACGCGAAGGATTTACTCCATATGGATGTAGCAC ATTTGGAAGTTACGGCGGTGGTTACGGTAGCAGCAGGGGAGGATACGGATCAAGTTACGGAGCAGGATTCGGCGGAGGGTTCGGAATGCCGCGTTCCAATCGTGGTGGCTTTAATCGAGGACG TGGCGGCGGAGGAGACTTCCGACCAGTGATTCATTATCGTGATCTCGATGCACCAAGAGAACCAGATGAATTTCTCTAA